AATCAGGCAAATCTAAAAAACCGTCTATTTTGATTTTTGGCACAAGATCTTTTTGGTCAACTTCTTCTAAAATTATTTTTTCTAGTCTGGATTTAAACTCAGGAAGATTTTTTTTATGCAATTTAAGTCCGGCAGCAAATGAATGCCCGCCAAATTGAATCAAAAGATCACTACACTTTTGTAATGCATTAAAAATATTAAATTCAGGAATTGATCTGCAAGAACCTTTTAATAATCCGTCCGAATCCAGATGTAATAAAATAGCCGGCTTACCATAATTTTGGGTTAGTTTACCGGCAACAAGTCCTATTACTCCGGCAGGCCAATCTTTACTTGCAGCTATTATCACATTCTCTTTTTCCAAATTTATTTTTTTATCAAAAATTGCAGTTTCCACATCCAAATAAATAGCTCTATCTATTTTTTTTCTTTCTTCATTTATCTGTTTTAATTTAAGCCCAATTTCTTCAATCTTATCCGACTGTGACCCAATTAAAAATTGTACTGCAGACCTAGGATCATCCAATCTGCCAAGAGCATTAAGTTGTGGCGCCAACATAAATCCAATATCTCTGGAATCGATTTTATTTTTATTTAATCCGCTGTTTTGGGCCAAAACACTTACGGCAAAACTTCTTTTTTTATTAATTTTATTTAATCCATATTTTACCCAATATCTATTTTCACCGGTAAGAAGTGCAACGTCAGCAACAGTTCCAAGCATTAAAAGTTCGTATATTTTATCGGGTAATTCTTTTTGTAATTCACTATAAATAATTGATACAATTTTAAAAATAGTTCCAACTCCTGCCAATTCTTTATATGGATAAAGACAATCGGATTGATTTGAATCAATAATTGCAAAGGCTTCAGGTATTGGCCCATTTGGTCTGTGATGATCCGTAATAATCAAATCCACCAAAAGCTCTTTTGCCAAATTTGCAGCGTCAAACGCAGTTATGCCGTTATCAACGGTAATTATTAATTTATAATTATTTTGGGCAGCTTTTTTTACAATGCGCT
The Candidatus Dependentiae bacterium DNA segment above includes these coding regions:
- the recJ gene encoding single-stranded-DNA-specific exonuclease RecJ, which encodes MNKDKLKAGLLKAGLFQGFNKIQGERFVWNIPEINKSEVERISNENNFSLPTASVLYTRGLITKKDIGSFIFTSKEDNVFDSKLLKDAELAAKRLIDAINNKEKILIFGDYDVDGITSTSLLLLALLPLKANINFYLPNRIKDGYGLSERIVKKAAQNNYKLIITVDNGITAFDAANLAKELLVDLIITDHHRPNGPIPEAFAIIDSNQSDCLYPYKELAGVGTIFKIVSIIYSELQKELPDKIYELLMLGTVADVALLTGENRYWVKYGLNKINKKRSFAVSVLAQNSGLNKNKIDSRDIGFMLAPQLNALGRLDDPRSAVQFLIGSQSDKIEEIGLKLKQINEERKKIDRAIYLDVETAIFDKKINLEKENVIIAASKDWPAGVIGLVAGKLTQNYGKPAILLHLDSDGLLKGSCRSIPEFNIFNALQKCSDLLIQFGGHSFAAGLKLHKKNLPEFKSRLEKIILEEVDQKDLVPKIKIDGFLDLPDLKYSFLSELELLEPFGNGNEQPIFIIKNVTLQGDAQILKEKHVKCNVFADGVIKPVIFFNRPELYYYLNKNKEKYFNLAAYVSKNEWNDKISIELQGVDVSLPGDFL